The following are encoded together in the Deinococcus betulae genome:
- a CDS encoding IS630 family transposase (programmed frameshift), whose product MADVAPWRPRQLSRAQQEERRLSALPLLVDTQRTTRSLAEQFGVKEVTIRAWRAQIRRGGEEALRASRATGRPQQLTAGQQAEIQGLLDRDPRTQGFDTSGWTTARVRELIGRRFGVWMHRDYLSRKLHQWGFSYQRPAVRAVERNEEEVATWVRLQGEALEKKIAEGATVVFLDESGFSLKTTKVRTWGRCGQTPVIPTRLRWEHLSVIGAITTGGQFLQHTHHGAIRSPQVVAFLEHVLRHIAGEVVVVLDRAMIHRAKVVQACVARHARLSLVYLPGDAPELNPIELVWADVKRNVLGNFCAPTVSALKVRLVLGWQRIRRKDLARAFIRGTPFTTSLLT is encoded by the exons ATGGCAGATGTTGCGCCCTGGCGACCCCGGCAACTCAGTCGAGCTCAGCAAGAAGAGCGACGTCTGAGTGCGCTGCCCCTGCTGGTTGATACGCAGCGCACCACCCGCTCTCTGGCCGAGCAGTTCGGCGTCAAAGAAGTCACCATCCGCGCCTGGCGCGCCCAGATCCGTCGGGGAGGCGAGGAAGCGCTGCGCGCTTCCCGCGCCACTGGCCGCCCCCAGCAGCTCACGGCGGGGCAACAAGCGGAGATTCAGGGGCTGTTGGACCGGGATCCTCGCACGCAGGGCTTCGACACCAGCGGCTGGACCACCGCTCGCGTCCGCGAGTTGATCGGCCGGCGGTTCGGCGTGTGGATGCACCGGGATTATCTGTCCCGCAAATTGCACCAGTGGGGGTTCTCGTATCAGCGGCCCGCGGTGCGGGCCGTGGAGCGCAACGAAGAAGAAGTGGCCACCTGGGTTCGCCTCCAGGGCGAGGCGTTGGAA AAAAAGATCGCTGAGGGCGCCACCGTGGTCTTCCTGGACGAGAGCGGGTTCAGCCTGAAAACCACCAAGGTCCGGACGTGGGGCCGATGTGGGCAGACCCCGGTGATCCCCACCCGACTGCGCTGGGAACACCTCTCGGTCATCGGCGCGATCACCACAGGGGGCCAATTTCTCCAGCACACCCATCACGGCGCCATTCGTTCGCCTCAGGTCGTCGCCTTCCTGGAGCACGTGTTACGTCACATCGCGGGTGAGGTGGTCGTCGTCCTGGACCGGGCCATGATTCACCGCGCCAAGGTTGTTCAGGCGTGCGTGGCTCGCCACGCACGCCTTTCACTGGTGTATCTCCCGGGTGACGCGCCAGAACTCAATCCCATTGAGTTGGTGTGGGCGGACGTCAAACGCAATGTCCTGGGGAACTTCTGCGCCCCAACAGTCAGTGCGCTCAAAGTCCGTCTGGTGTTGGGCTGGCAACGGATTCGTCGTAAAGACCTCGCGCGCGCGTTCATTCGCGGAACACCCTTCACCACATCGCTACTGACTTAG